From the genome of Sulfurovum sp. NBC37-1, one region includes:
- the traI gene encoding TraI/MobA(P) family conjugative relaxase: protein MIVKKIAAKKGTGSFGGLANYILDKSNDGAKAEEITFSNCPYDNTEQNIAFIQSMQSLNQRTTRDKTLHLVVSFPEAEKPSYEQLQDIENVLLKSIGMAEHPRLSVTHTNTANYHLHIAVSRIDPITLNRSDPHRDIPKLHQKAEELEEKHRLKKDNHTPNYLLEKAGIVFKPKQHSKPKDIAIHSGVDSLLTWIKEEALDNIKEILKDPKSSLEDLHQVLADHNLELKPRGNGIVIADKTRKLFVKASDVHRDLSKGKLEKRYGEFKTSKITTTPKKKFGRPVNEYWKRYQELSTQKRSTKTEELRLEKLARTMIREQLKKKYEARINKIKADPLINKRHKAQAQKKVHEQRKAELTALNETFSKKRKEIYSSTKQTSYKEYLMELALSGDEGALKELRKQKQEIKPDDKVLMHPKKEVSHSIFKSFISKVTKQGNAVYQVGKNSTVTDKGDHLKLSLESKSDEAMLQSLKMAVAKYGNTLDIQGNLEFKKRVLMATQKYDLKVNFADPQMQKIKTETQTRADITKTPKKGMQR from the coding sequence ATGATCGTTAAAAAAATCGCTGCCAAAAAAGGCACTGGATCCTTTGGTGGACTGGCAAATTATATACTTGACAAATCAAACGACGGAGCAAAGGCAGAAGAAATTACATTTTCAAACTGTCCCTATGATAACACCGAACAAAATATAGCTTTTATTCAGTCTATGCAATCTCTAAACCAAAGAACCACACGAGACAAAACCCTTCATCTTGTTGTGTCATTTCCAGAAGCCGAAAAGCCCTCTTACGAACAACTACAAGATATCGAAAATGTGCTACTTAAAAGTATAGGCATGGCAGAACACCCTAGACTAAGTGTTACACATACCAATACTGCAAACTATCATCTACACATTGCCGTGAGCCGTATTGATCCCATAACACTCAATCGTAGTGATCCTCATAGAGACATCCCAAAACTTCATCAAAAAGCTGAAGAACTTGAGGAGAAACATAGACTAAAGAAAGACAATCACACACCAAATTATTTATTAGAAAAAGCCGGCATTGTATTTAAACCTAAACAACATTCAAAACCAAAAGATATAGCGATACATTCTGGAGTAGATAGCCTCTTGACATGGATCAAAGAGGAAGCCTTAGACAACATCAAAGAGATCCTCAAAGATCCTAAATCATCCTTGGAGGATTTACACCAGGTATTAGCCGATCATAATCTGGAGCTAAAACCTAGAGGTAACGGTATTGTCATTGCAGACAAGACTAGGAAACTATTTGTAAAAGCCTCCGATGTTCACAGAGACTTATCCAAAGGTAAGCTGGAGAAACGCTATGGAGAGTTCAAGACCTCTAAGATTACTACCACTCCAAAAAAGAAGTTCGGCAGACCAGTAAATGAGTATTGGAAGCGATACCAGGAATTATCAACACAAAAGAGATCCACTAAAACAGAAGAGTTAAGACTTGAAAAGTTAGCCAGAACAATGATTAGAGAACAACTCAAAAAGAAATATGAAGCACGGATTAATAAAATCAAGGCAGATCCTCTTATCAATAAACGACACAAAGCCCAAGCACAGAAAAAAGTCCATGAACAACGCAAGGCAGAGCTAACAGCTCTTAATGAGACATTTTCCAAAAAGCGTAAAGAGATCTACTCTAGTACAAAACAGACATCTTACAAAGAGTACCTAATGGAATTGGCACTCTCTGGAGATGAGGGAGCATTGAAAGAACTCCGAAAACAGAAACAAGAGATCAAACCAGATGATAAAGTGCTTATGCACCCTAAGAAAGAAGTATCACACTCTATCTTTAAGAGCTTCATATCCAAGGTTACCAAACAGGGTAACGCAGTTTATCAAGTAGGTAAAAACTCCACCGTCACAGACAAAGGAGATCATCTTAAACTCTCTTTGGAGTCCAAGAGTGATGAAGCAATGCTACAGTCTCTTAAAATGGCAGTAGCCAAGTATGGTAATACTTTAGATATTCAAGGTAATCTTGAATTTAAAAAGCGTGTACTTATGGCAACACAAAAGTATGATCTAAAAGTGAACTTTGCAGATCCACAGATGCAGAAAATTAAAACAGAAACTCAGACAAGAGCAGACATAACTAAAACACCGAAGAAAGGAATGCAAAGATGA
- a CDS encoding plasmid mobilization protein, giving the protein MKKSRQTHHIDTRLTEDEYHIISLKAENYGIKKSQFMRNLALSYPLPPCRADQRVLLELVSIHKNLNRLGGLFKLWLTANQDTKVNLGNRSYTSVEHLVDDIEATSQKILTTSQKLL; this is encoded by the coding sequence ATGAAAAAATCTAGACAGACGCATCATATCGATACTCGGCTTACCGAAGATGAGTACCATATAATATCTCTCAAAGCAGAGAACTATGGCATTAAAAAATCTCAATTTATGAGGAATTTAGCATTAAGCTATCCACTGCCACCATGCAGAGCAGACCAAAGGGTACTTCTGGAACTTGTATCTATACACAAAAATCTCAATCGTTTAGGTGGATTATTCAAACTTTGGCTTACCGCAAACCAAGATACAAAAGTAAATCTTGGGAACAGAAGCTATACAAGTGTAGAGCATCTAGTAGATGATATTGAAGCGACTTCACAAAAGATCCTTACTACCTCTCAAAAACTTCTATGA